A part of Deltaproteobacteria bacterium genomic DNA contains:
- the moeB gene encoding molybdopterin-synthase adenylyltransferase MoeB — MSACLFSKDELRRYQRQIILPEVGIPGQERLRKSSVLIVGVGGLGSPLAMYLAAQGVGRMGLVDFDAVDISNLHRQVIYGTADVGLQKLESAREAILQLNEDVKVDLYNSRLSSQNALGILRHYDIVVDGTDNFAAKYLINDACALLGKPNVYGSVYGFEGQVSVFWAGRGPCYRCLYPEVAARGMVPSCAEGGVLGVLPGVIGMLQACEVVKLILVQGEPLVGNLLLYDMLAAEFRKVVISKDPNCAICGDNPTIKVLSDIEQTACMKEGDMNDVRSLVEMISPEELRDELSGREEICLIDVREPHEFDICHIAGAQLMPLSEIEKLCSELDSSANIVVYCKGGKRGAKAVEILFQSGFKKVRNLSGGILQWIEAVDPSLEKY, encoded by the coding sequence ATGAGTGCCTGTTTGTTTTCCAAAGATGAGCTTAGGCGCTATCAGCGCCAAATAATACTGCCGGAGGTTGGTATTCCCGGGCAGGAAAGGCTAAGAAAATCAAGTGTCTTAATTGTGGGAGTTGGCGGCTTGGGATCTCCATTAGCTATGTATTTAGCAGCTCAGGGAGTAGGGCGCATGGGTCTAGTCGATTTTGACGCGGTAGATATTAGCAATCTACACAGGCAGGTTATTTATGGAACGGCTGATGTGGGTTTGCAAAAATTGGAATCGGCTCGCGAAGCTATTTTACAGCTTAATGAAGATGTCAAAGTGGATTTATACAATTCGCGACTTTCGTCGCAAAATGCCTTAGGTATACTGAGACACTATGATATCGTCGTCGATGGCACTGACAACTTTGCTGCCAAATACTTGATTAACGATGCCTGCGCATTGCTCGGGAAACCAAATGTATATGGAAGTGTGTATGGGTTCGAGGGGCAAGTATCTGTTTTTTGGGCAGGACGTGGACCTTGTTATAGATGTTTGTATCCGGAAGTGGCTGCGCGAGGAATGGTTCCAAGCTGTGCGGAAGGAGGAGTGCTTGGCGTTTTGCCTGGAGTGATTGGGATGTTGCAGGCTTGCGAGGTAGTGAAATTAATTCTCGTGCAAGGCGAGCCTCTAGTTGGTAACCTTCTATTGTATGACATGCTCGCTGCGGAGTTTAGGAAGGTGGTGATAAGCAAGGATCCAAATTGTGCGATTTGTGGAGATAATCCCACTATAAAGGTTTTGTCGGACATTGAGCAAACCGCCTGCATGAAAGAGGGTGATATGAATGATGTTAGGAGTTTGGTCGAGATGATTAGCCCAGAGGAACTTCGCGATGAGTTGAGCGGAAGAGAGGAGATTTGCCTCATAGATGTGAGGGAGCCGCATGAGTTTGATATTTGCCATATAGCAGGAGCTCAACTTATGCCTTTAAGCGAAATTGAAAAGCTGTGTAGCGAACTAGATAGCAGTGCAAATATAGTCGTGTACTGTAAAGGCGGCAAACGTGGTGCTAAAGCCGTGGAGATTTTATTTCAAAGTGGTTTTAAGAAAGTGAGAAACTTAAGCGGCGGTATCCTACAATGGATCGAAGCGGTCGATCCGTCGCTTGAGAAATATTAA